A DNA window from Vigna unguiculata cultivar IT97K-499-35 chromosome 10, ASM411807v1, whole genome shotgun sequence contains the following coding sequences:
- the LOC114167181 gene encoding putative receptor protein kinase ZmPK1, producing the protein MASSTLCFVLLLSLMLFHNFHASSSLSLSVENFKKDVIESSPEKTFTAGFYAVGENAFCFAIWYTRSPDTVVWMANRDQPVNGKRSTLSLLTTGNLVLTDAGQFQVWSTNTAAESRQVQLRLHDNGNLVLLESRNSSSEVVMWQSFHFPTDTLLPGQSLTKSSSLVSSRSGSNYSSGFYRLFFDSENVLRIMYQGPQVSSVYWPDPWLQNNNFGNGGAGNGRSTYNDSRVAVLDDLGYLVSSDNFTFRSIDYGTVLQRRLTLDHDGGARMYSRNNGEEKWTMAGEFRSHPCYVHGICGANSYCKYDPPSGRKCSCLPGHSWVDSEDWSQGCKPTFEILCSSNNNRTEDETRFLRIPDVDFYGYDYGYFGNYTYQQCENLCSQMCECRGFQHSFSVENAFFQCYPKTHLRNGNSQPGFMGSFFLKLPSSSRVEFENNIKKNGLVCGGDSDQGAELLHRSYVKEGENGSVKFMLWFASALGGVELVCIFLVWCFLFRNNRTLPSGAEGQGYVLAAAVGFRKFSYSELKQATKGFNEEIGRGGGGTVYKGVLEDNQIVAIKRLHEVANQGESEFLAEVSIIGRLNHMNLICMLGYCAEGKHRLLVYEYMENGSLAQNLSSASNVLDWSKRYIIALGTARGLAYLHEECLEWILHCDIKPQNILLDSDYKPKVGDFGLSKLLNRNNLNNSSFSRIRGTRGYMAPEWVFNLPITSKVDVYSYGIVVLEMITGRSPTTGAPITELEAESTHHERLVTWVREKRMKGSENGSSWVDQIVDPALGTNYDMNEVEILATVALECVEEEKNARPSMSRVTEKLQSHMHTIVDVLNKE; encoded by the exons ATGGCATCTTCAACACTGTGTTTCGTTCTTCTCCTTTCTCTGATGTTGTTCCATAATTTCCATGCTTCGTCTTCTTTATCTCTTTCCGTCGAAAACTTCAAAAAAGATGTGATAGAGTCATCGCCGGAAAAAACATTCACAGCAGGCTTTTACGCCGTCGGAGAAAACGCTTTCTGCTTCGCAATATGGTACACGCGCTCACCGGACACCGTCGTTTGGATGGCCAACCGGGACCAGCCGGTTAACGGAAAACGCTCCACGCTATCCCTTCTCACGACCGGCAACCTCGTACTCACCGACGCCGGCCAGTTCCAAGTGTGGTCCACCAACACCGCCGCCGAATCCAGACAAGTCCAGTTACGTTTGCACGACAACGGCAACCTCGTACTCCTCGAAAGCCGGAACAGTTCCTCCGAGGTTGTGATGTGGCAGAGCTTCCATTTCCCAACCGACACGCTTCTTCCCGGACAATCTCTGACGAAGAGCAGCAGCCTGGTTTCCTCGAGAAGCGGGAGCAACTACTCCTCCGGTTTCTACAGGCTCTTCTTCGACTCCGAGAATGTTCTTCGCATCATGTACCAGGGTCCTCAAGTTTCCAGCGTTTATTGGCCGGACCCTTGGCTTCAGAATAACAACTTCGGGAACGGTGGCGCCGGAAACGGTAGATCCACTTACAACGATAGCAGGGTCGCCGTGCTTGATGATTTGGGGTACCTGGTTTCTTCCGATAACTTCACTTTCAGAAGCATTGACTACGGCACGGTGCTGCAACGGAGGTTGACCCTCGATCACGACGGTGGTGCGAGGATGTACAGCAGGAACAATGGGGAAGAGAAGTGGACAATGGCAGGGGAATTTCGCTCGCATCCATGCTACGTTCATGGGATTTGTGGGGCTAACAGTTATTGCAAATACGACCCTCCCAGTGGAAGAAAGTGTTCGTGCCTTCCAG GTCATTCCTGGGTTGATAGCGAAGACTGGTCTCAAGGTTGCAAACCAACCTTCGAGATTTTGTgcagcagcaacaacaacagAACCGAGGACGAGACTCGCTTCCTGCGCATACCTGATGTTGATTTCTACGGATACGACTATGGATACTTTGGAAATTACACCTATCAACAGTGTGAGAATCTCTGCTCGCAGATGTGCGAATGCAGAGGGTTTCAACACAGCTTCTCAGTGGAAAATGCTTTCTTTCAGTGCTACCCGAAGACCCATTTGCGTAATGGGAATAGTCAACCAGGTTTCATGGGGTCATTCTTCCTGAAACTTCCTTCATCTTCTCGTGTTGAGTTTGAgaacaacataaaaaagaatGGCTTGGTTTGTGGGGGAGATAGTGATCAGGGCGCAGAGCTGCTTCACAGATCGTATGTCAAAGAGGGAGAAAATGGATCGGTGAAGTTCATGCTGTGGTTTGCAAGCGCCTTGGGAGGAGTTGAACTGGTGTGCATCTTTCTGGTGTGGTGTTTCTTGTTTAGGAATAACAGAACGTTACCCTCAGGTGCTGAGGGACAAGGGTATGTTCTTGCAGCGGCTGTGGGATTCAGGAAATTCAGTTACTCTGAGCTGAAACAAGCCACCAAAGGTTTCAATGAAGAGATAGGAAGAGGTGGTGGAGGTACAGTGTATAAGGGTGTCTTGGAAGATAATCAAATCGTGGCGATAAAAAGATTACACGAAGTAGCAAACCAAGGAGAGAGTGAGTTTCTGGCAGAGGTAAGCATCATTGGAAGGCTTAACCACATGAACTTGATATGCATGTTGGGGTATTGTGCAGAGGGAAAGCATAGGTTGTTGGTTTATGAGTACATGGAGAATGGTTCTTTGGCTCAGAACCTTTCATCAGCTTCAAATGTGCTTGACTGGAGCAAAAGGTATATCATTGCCCTGGGAACAGCAAGGGGTCTGGCATACTTGCATGAAGAATGCTTGGAGTGGATTCTGCATTGTGACATCAAGCCACAAAATATACTTCTTGACTCTGATTACAAACCAAAAGTAGGGGATTTTGGGTTGTCTAAGCTACTTAACAGGAACAACCTCAACAATTCAAGCTTTTCAAGGATACGAGGAACAAGAGGTTACATGGCACCTGAATGGGTGTTCAACCTGCCAATCACTTCCAAGGTGGATGTCTACAGCTATGGCATTGTTGTGTTGGAGATGATCACTGGAAGGAGTCCAACAACAGGTGCTCCAATCACAGAGTTAGAAGCAGAGTCAACTCATCATGAGAGGTTGGTGACATGGGTGAGGGAGAAAAGGATGAAAGGATCAGAAAATGGATCATCTTGGGTGGATCAAATTGTTGACCCTGCTTTGGGAACAAACTATGACATGAATGAAGTGGAGATATTGGCAACAGTGGCTTTGGAATGTGTGGAGGAAGAGAAAAATGCTAGGCCCAGCATGAGTCGAGTAACAGAGAAGCTGCAGAGTCATATGCACACGATTGTTGATGTTTTGAACAAAGAATAG